One Streptosporangium sp. NBC_01495 DNA window includes the following coding sequences:
- the pcrA gene encoding DNA helicase PcrA — translation MPASSLTHPLLDGLNPQQREAVVHHGSPLLIVAGAGSGKTRVLTHRIAYLLGERGVQPQEILAITFTNKAAREMKDRVDRLVGPRSAAMWVMTFHSACVRILRREAKRLGFPTSFSIYDQADSQRLMAMVCREMDLDPKRYPPRSFSVSVSNFKNELIDYETAAAQASTHLERKLAEAYRNYQQKLTEAGAMDFDDLIMLTVTLFQIFPDVAEHYRLRWRHIMVDEYQDTNHAQYTLIREIAGRPELRTADGDVVREGGVVPAELCVVGDADQSIYAFRGATIRNILEFERDYPEARTILLEQNYRSTQTILSAANAVISRNASRKPKNLWSDQGAGAKIIGYVADNEHDEAMFVAQEVDRLTDHEDVVPGQVAVFYRTNAASRVFEEIFIRTGLPYKVVGGVRFYERKEVRDLLAYLRFLSNPNDVVSLRRILNVPKRGIGERAEAMVEAFATRERIPYWEGLRRADEAPGMATRSLKAIKEFVALMDELMVKADDMTPSQLAQEVLASTGYRLELTASNDPQDESRLENLDEMVSVASEFEEANPEGTLVEFLEQVSLVADADQIPAADGGQGVVTLMTLHTAKGLEFPVVFLTGMEDGVFPHMRSLGEPKELEEERRLAYVGITRAEQRLYVSRAAVRSSWGSPAFNPASRFVAEIPAELVDWRSDPEKSAWSAATRRDSRPTPARKPGGRQIPNLTPGDRITHDQFGLGTVVSVDGVAEKTKVKIDFGGGGEKTLLLAYAPLEKL, via the coding sequence ATCCCAGCCTCTTCCCTGACCCATCCGTTGCTCGACGGGCTCAATCCCCAGCAGCGCGAGGCCGTCGTGCACCACGGCAGCCCCCTGCTCATCGTCGCGGGCGCGGGTTCCGGCAAGACCCGGGTGCTGACCCACCGCATCGCCTACCTGCTGGGCGAGCGGGGCGTGCAGCCGCAGGAGATCCTGGCGATCACCTTCACCAACAAGGCCGCGAGGGAGATGAAGGACCGGGTCGACCGGCTCGTCGGCCCGCGCTCGGCGGCGATGTGGGTGATGACCTTCCACAGCGCGTGCGTGCGGATCCTGCGGCGCGAGGCCAAGCGCCTGGGCTTCCCCACGAGCTTCTCCATCTACGACCAGGCCGACTCCCAGCGCCTGATGGCGATGGTCTGCCGCGAGATGGACCTCGACCCCAAGCGTTACCCGCCGAGATCGTTCTCCGTCTCGGTCAGCAACTTCAAGAACGAGCTGATCGACTACGAGACGGCGGCGGCCCAGGCGTCCACCCACCTGGAGCGCAAGCTCGCCGAGGCGTACCGCAACTACCAGCAGAAGCTCACCGAGGCCGGAGCGATGGACTTCGACGACCTCATCATGCTGACGGTGACGCTGTTCCAGATCTTCCCCGACGTGGCCGAGCACTATCGGCTCCGCTGGCGTCACATCATGGTCGACGAGTACCAGGACACCAACCATGCCCAGTACACCCTGATCCGCGAGATCGCGGGCCGTCCCGAGCTGCGCACCGCCGACGGGGACGTGGTCAGGGAGGGTGGGGTCGTCCCGGCCGAGCTGTGCGTGGTGGGTGACGCCGACCAGTCGATCTACGCCTTCCGCGGCGCGACGATCCGCAACATCCTGGAGTTCGAGCGCGACTACCCGGAGGCCAGGACGATCCTGCTGGAGCAGAACTACCGCTCCACCCAGACGATCCTGTCCGCCGCCAACGCGGTGATCTCGCGCAACGCGAGCCGCAAGCCCAAGAACCTCTGGTCCGACCAGGGCGCCGGGGCGAAGATCATCGGCTATGTCGCCGACAACGAGCACGACGAGGCCATGTTCGTCGCCCAGGAGGTCGACAGGCTCACCGACCACGAGGACGTCGTGCCCGGCCAGGTCGCGGTGTTCTACCGGACCAACGCCGCCTCCCGGGTGTTCGAGGAGATCTTCATCCGGACCGGCCTGCCGTACAAGGTGGTGGGCGGGGTGCGCTTCTACGAGCGCAAGGAGGTCCGCGACCTGCTCGCCTACCTGCGCTTCCTGTCCAACCCGAACGACGTGGTCTCGCTGCGCCGTATCCTGAACGTGCCCAAGCGCGGCATCGGAGAGCGGGCCGAGGCGATGGTCGAGGCGTTCGCGACCAGGGAGCGGATCCCCTACTGGGAGGGGCTCCGCCGGGCGGACGAGGCACCGGGCATGGCCACCCGCTCGCTCAAGGCCATCAAGGAGTTCGTCGCGCTGATGGACGAGCTCATGGTGAAGGCCGACGACATGACGCCCTCGCAGCTGGCCCAGGAGGTGCTGGCGAGCACCGGCTACCGCCTGGAGCTCACGGCCTCCAACGACCCGCAGGACGAGAGCCGCCTGGAGAACCTGGACGAGATGGTCTCGGTCGCCTCCGAGTTCGAGGAGGCCAACCCTGAGGGCACGCTGGTGGAGTTCCTGGAGCAGGTCTCCCTGGTCGCCGACGCCGACCAGATCCCGGCGGCCGACGGCGGCCAGGGCGTGGTGACGCTGATGACGCTGCACACCGCCAAGGGGCTGGAGTTCCCGGTGGTGTTCCTCACCGGCATGGAAGACGGGGTCTTCCCGCACATGCGCTCCCTCGGCGAGCCCAAGGAGCTGGAGGAGGAGCGCCGCCTGGCCTATGTCGGCATCACCCGGGCCGAGCAGCGCCTCTACGTCTCCAGAGCGGCCGTCCGCAGCTCCTGGGGCTCACCCGCCTTCAACCCGGCCTCCCGGTTCGTCGCCGAGATCCCGGCCGAGCTGGTCGACTGGCGCAGCGACCCGGAGAAGAGCGCCTGGAGCGCCGCCACCCGCCGCGACTCCCGCCCCACCCCGGCGAGGAAGCCCGGCGGCAGGCAGATCCCCAACCTGACCCCCGGCGACCGGATCACCCACGACCAGTTCGGTCTGGGCACGGTCGTGTCCGTGGACGGCGTCGCGGAGAAGACCAAGGTCAAGATCGACTTCGGTGGTGGGGGAGAGAAGACCCTGCTGCTGGCGTACGCGCCGCTGGAGAAGCTCTGA
- a CDS encoding PIG-L deacetylase family protein, with product MLSENEINRVLAVTAHPDDVDFAAAGTMALFTERGVEVTYCVVTDGDAGGFDRELDNSGMAELRRAEQSNAAKAVGVTDVRYLGHHDGTVVQSLDLRRDITRVIRQVRPDLVITHSPERNYRFIAPSHPDHRAVGGCALDAVYPDARNPYTFPSLLLDEGLEAWTVREVWLNGGPTPDHYVDVTDTFDRKLAALRAHASQIGHLEDFEDFLRGRFSQIATEAGFGEGRYVEAFQRVPTA from the coding sequence ATGCTTTCGGAAAACGAGATCAACCGCGTACTGGCGGTCACCGCACACCCCGACGACGTGGACTTCGCCGCCGCGGGCACGATGGCGCTGTTCACCGAGCGAGGCGTCGAGGTGACGTACTGCGTGGTCACCGACGGCGACGCGGGCGGCTTCGACCGCGAGCTGGACAACAGCGGCATGGCCGAGCTGCGCCGGGCCGAGCAGTCCAACGCCGCCAAGGCCGTCGGCGTGACCGACGTGCGCTATCTCGGCCACCACGACGGGACCGTGGTGCAGAGCCTGGACCTGCGGCGCGACATCACCCGGGTCATCCGCCAGGTCAGGCCCGACCTGGTGATCACCCACAGCCCCGAGCGCAACTACCGGTTCATCGCCCCCAGCCACCCCGACCACCGCGCGGTCGGCGGCTGCGCCCTCGACGCCGTCTATCCCGACGCGCGCAACCCGTACACCTTCCCGTCGCTGCTGCTCGACGAGGGGCTGGAGGCGTGGACCGTCCGCGAGGTCTGGCTCAACGGCGGCCCGACGCCCGACCACTACGTGGACGTCACCGACACCTTCGACCGCAAGCTCGCCGCCCTGCGCGCCCACGCCAGCCAGATCGGCCACCTGGAGGACTTCGAGGACTTCCTGCGGGGCCGCTTCTCGCAGATCGCCACCGAGGCGGGCTTCGGCGAGGGCCGCTACGTCGAGGCCTTCCAGCGGGTCCCCACCGCCTGA
- a CDS encoding ABC transporter permease: protein MNSIHLSLATAVVVLLLAAGAAAVAWLGRLGHASAVLVACLRAVVQLGAVSLIIVWAVERALAVAVFMLVMYGVASVTAGRRITSGSAVRWAAVPVAAGAVPILALLFGSGVVPLRGITLIPIAGILLGGCLTVTALAGRRALDELVHRRGEVEAALSLGFSERDAALEICRPPAARALVPALDQTGTVGLVTLPGAFVGMLLGGADPLQAGVVQLVVLVALLAAEAVAVVVTIELAARGYFGSGPRPGEGSSGGARRANR from the coding sequence TTGAACAGCATCCATCTGTCGCTCGCCACCGCCGTCGTCGTTCTCCTGCTGGCCGCCGGAGCCGCCGCCGTCGCCTGGCTGGGCCGCCTCGGGCACGCGTCCGCGGTGCTCGTGGCGTGCCTGCGGGCCGTCGTCCAGCTCGGCGCGGTATCCCTGATCATCGTGTGGGCCGTCGAGCGCGCGCTCGCGGTGGCGGTCTTCATGCTGGTCATGTACGGGGTGGCGAGCGTGACCGCGGGGCGCAGGATCACCTCGGGTTCCGCCGTCCGGTGGGCCGCGGTGCCCGTCGCGGCCGGGGCCGTACCGATCCTGGCGCTGCTGTTCGGCAGCGGCGTCGTCCCGCTCCGGGGCATCACGCTGATCCCGATCGCGGGCATCCTGCTGGGCGGGTGCCTGACGGTCACGGCCCTCGCGGGGCGGCGGGCCCTGGACGAGCTGGTCCACCGGCGCGGCGAGGTGGAGGCGGCGCTCTCGCTGGGCTTCTCCGAGCGGGACGCGGCGCTGGAGATCTGCCGTCCGCCCGCGGCGCGGGCACTGGTGCCCGCGCTGGACCAGACGGGAACCGTGGGCCTGGTCACGCTGCCCGGCGCCTTCGTGGGGATGCTCCTGGGCGGGGCCGACCCGCTCCAGGCCGGGGTGGTGCAGCTCGTCGTGCTGGTCGCGCTGCTGGCGGCGGAGGCGGTGGCCGTGGTCGTCACGATCGAACTCGCCGCCCGCGGCTACTTCGGCAGCGGTCCGCGGCCCGGGGAGGGCTCCTCCGGCGGGGCCAGGCGGGCGAACAGGTAG